In Manis javanica isolate MJ-LG chromosome 9, MJ_LKY, whole genome shotgun sequence, one DNA window encodes the following:
- the CDADC1 gene encoding cytidine and dCMP deaminase domain-containing protein 1 isoform X4: MKEEGQMQNLESAGAVRSISTQTGSMTAGVNRISYWPADPEISLLTEASSSEDAKLDAKAVERLKSNSRAHVCVLLQPLVCYMVQFVEETSYKCDFIQKITKTLPDANIDFYSECKQERIKEYEMLFLVSNEEMHKQILMTIGLENLCENPYFSNLRQNMKDLILLLATVASSVPNFKHYGFYCGNTEQINEIHNQSLPQEIARHCMVQARLLAYRTEDHKTGVGAVIWAEGKSKNCDGTGALYFIGCGYNAFPVGSEYADFPHMDDKQKDREIRKFRYIVHAEQNALTFRCQEIKPEERSMIFVTKCPCDECVPLIKGAGIKQIYAGDVDVGKKKADISYMRFGELEGVSKFTWQLNPSGTCVLEQNEPESRENGMSRPVPPDDEQQQSKKLRLGNH, encoded by the exons cTGGAGTTAACCGAATTTCATACTGGCCTGCTGATCCAGAAATAAGTTTGCTTACTGAGGCTTCTAGTTCTGAAGATGCAAAGTTAGATGCTAAAGCAGTGGAAAGACTAAAGTCAAATAGTCGGGCCCATGTGTGTGTCTTACTTCAGCCTTTGGTGTGTTATATGGTGCAGTTTGTAGAGGAGACCTCCTACaaatgtgactttattcagaaaattacaaaaacattGCCGGATGCTAACATTGACTTTTATTCTGAATGTaaacaagaaagaataaaagaatatgaaatgttatttttggtTTCTAATGAAGAAATGCATAAGCAAATACTGATGACTATAGGTTTGGAGAACCTATGTGAAAATCCATACTTTAGCAATCTAAGGCAAAACATGAAAGATCTTATCCTACTTTTGGCCACAGTAGCTTCCAGTGTGCCCAACTTTAAACACTACGGATTTTATTGTGGCAATACAGAACAGATTAATGAAATTCACAATCAAAGTTTGCCACAAGAAATTGCAAGGCACTGCATGGTTCAGGCCAGGTTACTGGCATATCGAACTG AGGATCATAAAACAGGAGTTGGAGCAGTCATTTGGGCAGAAGGAAAGTCT AAAAACTGTGATGGAACAGGTGCCTTATACTTCATCGGATGTGGTTATAATGCTTTTCCTGTTGGATCTGAATATGCTGACTTCCCGCACATGGATGACaaacagaaagacagagaaataaggaaattcagataCATTGTACATGCGGAACAGAATGCCTTGACATTTAG gtgtcaagaaataaaaccagaagaaaGAAGTATGATTTTTGTGACGAAGTGCCCATGTGATGAATGTGTACCTTTAATTAAAGGTGCAGGCATCAAACAGATCTATGCAGGAGATGTAGATgttggaaaaaagaaagcagacatcTCTTACATGAGGTTTGGTGAGCTTGAGGGTGTTAGCAAATTTACA TGGCAGCTGAATCCATCAGGAACTTGTGTTCTTGAACAAAATGAACCTGAAAGCAGAGAGA ATGGCATGTCAAGACCCGTGCCTCCTGATGACGAGCAGCAGCAGAGTAAGAAGCTGCGCCTGGGAAACCACTGA